The following proteins are encoded in a genomic region of Hyla sarda isolate aHylSar1 chromosome 3, aHylSar1.hap1, whole genome shotgun sequence:
- the LOC130360623 gene encoding glucose-dependent insulinotropic receptor-like: MPSSVYAALHILLSIFIPAANILVIVVLSKLLRKRRCKSYIFILNLAAADLLVGIMCIIEALDDIFDEDFDKNLFFCLLRLCFTVTPCIGSMLTLLLISLDRYLAVRMPLYYIKIMNKI; the protein is encoded by the exons ATGCCCAGCTCTGTCTATGCTGCTCTCCACATTCTGCTCAGTATCTTCATCCCAGCTGCCAACATTCTGGTCATTGTAGTCCTCTCCAAGCTGCTGAGAAAAAGGCGCTGCAAGAGTTACATCTTCATCCTGAACCTGGCTGCTGCAGACCTCCTGGTGGGCATCATGTGCATCATAGAAGCCCTGGATGATATCTTTGATGAAGACTTTGACAAGAACCTCTTCTTCTGCCTGCTGAGGCTATGCTTCACAGTCACTCCTTGCATTGGATCTATGTTAACCCTCCTGCTAATCTCCCTGGACAGATACTTGGCTGTGAGGATGCCACTGTATTACATCAAGATCATGAATA AGATATAA